A stretch of Desulfurivibrio alkaliphilus AHT 2 DNA encodes these proteins:
- a CDS encoding aldehyde dehydrogenase family protein — protein sequence MDANSPADYFVTPAAIPKAHRPGPVLEQRHYLCNGELRCWDGPVHDVFSPVYLASAAGSPAPLRLGSHPLLGSREAEAMLEAACNAYDRGCGEWPSMSPSQRLARVEQLLAGLEKCRQEVVRSLMWEIGKSREESEMEFSRTLEYLAETAVEIRRRSREEEGLLRQQGVIARRLRAPVGVALCLGPYNNPFYETYTTLIPLLLMGNTVIFKPPRLGVLLHRFILPLLQECFPPGVVNSLYGEGEAVLAPVLRSGRIDLLAFIGSRRGAELLRSWHPTPGRLRCLLGMEAKNAAIILADADLEQAAAECALGALAFNGQRCTALKILLVQHSITLPFLEQLSREVQRQPIGMPWLPGVRITPLPEPARVAYLGELLADALSKGARIINPGGGEIRETLMTPAVLYPVGPGMRLYHEEQFGPLIPVASFETLEEARRYVAESEFGQQVSVFGQDEEQLAAVSRSLLNQVCRININSKCQRGPDGFPFTARRNSAEGTMSVAETLDACSITSLVAGRDTPGNQRILAASTYANSCAKSYD from the coding sequence ATGGACGCGAATTCCCCGGCCGATTATTTCGTCACTCCGGCCGCAATCCCCAAAGCTCACCGCCCCGGTCCCGTGCTGGAGCAGCGCCACTATCTTTGCAATGGTGAGCTGCGCTGCTGGGATGGTCCGGTGCATGATGTTTTTTCGCCGGTTTACCTGGCCTCCGCCGCTGGTTCGCCGGCACCTTTGCGGTTGGGCAGCCACCCGCTGCTGGGCAGCCGGGAGGCTGAAGCCATGCTGGAGGCGGCCTGCAATGCCTACGATCGGGGCTGCGGTGAATGGCCTTCCATGTCACCGTCCCAGCGCCTGGCGCGGGTGGAGCAACTGCTGGCCGGTTTGGAAAAATGCCGGCAAGAGGTGGTGCGGTCGTTGATGTGGGAGATCGGTAAAAGCCGGGAGGAGTCCGAGATGGAATTTTCCCGGACCCTGGAGTATCTTGCCGAAACCGCCGTTGAGATCCGCCGGCGCAGCCGGGAAGAAGAGGGGTTGCTCCGGCAGCAGGGGGTGATCGCCCGCCGGCTGCGGGCGCCAGTGGGGGTGGCGCTTTGCCTGGGGCCTTACAACAACCCATTCTACGAGACCTATACCACCCTGATCCCGCTGCTGCTCATGGGCAATACGGTGATCTTCAAACCTCCCCGCCTGGGGGTTTTGCTGCACCGGTTCATTTTGCCGCTGTTGCAGGAATGTTTCCCGCCGGGGGTGGTCAACAGCCTTTATGGCGAGGGGGAGGCGGTGCTGGCGCCGGTGTTGCGGTCCGGCAGGATTGATCTGCTGGCCTTTATCGGCTCCCGCCGGGGGGCGGAGCTGTTGCGCAGCTGGCACCCGACCCCCGGCCGCTTGCGCTGCCTGCTGGGGATGGAGGCAAAGAACGCCGCCATCATCCTGGCTGATGCCGATCTGGAACAGGCGGCGGCGGAATGTGCCCTGGGGGCGCTGGCCTTCAACGGTCAACGTTGTACGGCCTTGAAAATCCTCCTGGTGCAACACTCGATAACCCTGCCGTTTCTTGAGCAGTTAAGCCGGGAGGTGCAACGGCAGCCCATTGGCATGCCCTGGCTGCCGGGGGTCAGGATTACGCCTCTGCCGGAGCCGGCCCGGGTGGCTTACCTGGGAGAGTTGCTGGCCGATGCCCTAAGCAAGGGCGCCCGGATTATCAATCCCGGCGGCGGCGAAATCCGGGAAACCCTGATGACCCCGGCGGTGCTGTACCCGGTGGGGCCGGGCATGCGCCTTTATCATGAAGAGCAGTTCGGGCCGCTGATTCCGGTGGCAAGCTTCGAGACGCTGGAGGAGGCCCGGCGTTATGTGGCGGAGTCGGAATTTGGTCAACAGGTAAGTGTTTTCGGCCAGGACGAGGAGCAGCTTGCCGCCGTGTCCCGCTCCCTGCTCAATCAGGTCTGCCGGATCAATATTAACAGCAAGTGCCAGCGGGGGCCGGACGGCTTTCCTTTTACCGCCCGCCGCAACTCCGCAGAAGGCACCATGTCGGTGGCCGAGACGCTGGACGCCTGCAGCATCACCAGCCTGGTGGCGGGGCGCGATACCCCCGGCAACCAGCGCATCCTGGCCGCCAGCACTTACGCCAACTCCTGCGCCAAATCCTACGATTGA
- a CDS encoding heavy-metal-associated domain-containing protein has protein sequence MASIKIKGMTCAHCVASVTKALSSINGIEDVHVSLSENQADFSMTKEVPRATIKAAIEKIGFEVDE, from the coding sequence ATGGCCAGCATCAAAATCAAAGGCATGACCTGCGCCCACTGCGTGGCCTCGGTCACCAAGGCCTTAAGCAGCATCAACGGCATCGAGGACGTGCATGTCAGCTTAAGCGAGAACCAGGCCGATTTCAGCATGACCAAAGAAGTCCCGCGGGCAACCATCAAGGCCGCCATCGAAAAAATCGGCTTTGAAGTTGACGAGTAA
- a CDS encoding molybdopterin-binding protein — translation MAKTVPVAQAVGMVLPHDITEIRQGEFKGRAFRKGHIIRAEDIEHLKRLGKEHVYILELGHDEIHEDEAAQKLAAALAGSGIMSGGEPVEGKIGLCAAHDGLLRVDQEALYRFNLLGEVMCATLHHNTQVKAGQQVAATRLIPLVGKRQVVDEAVALADNQGLGAVRVEPLRTAAAGLVITGNEVYHGRIKDAFEPVLREKLAALGSEVIAVRKAPDDAAQIAAAIGDCLAAGADLIVTSGGMSVDPDDVTREGIARAGTREIAYGTPVLPGAMFLVGYLAHQGKEIPVLGLPACGMFHRTTVFDLLLPRILVGEKIDRRALARMGHGGLCLNCKHCLYPVCPFGK, via the coding sequence ATGGCCAAAACCGTCCCGGTAGCCCAGGCAGTCGGCATGGTCCTGCCCCACGACATTACCGAAATCCGCCAGGGGGAATTTAAAGGCCGGGCCTTTCGCAAGGGCCATATCATCCGAGCGGAGGACATCGAACATCTCAAACGGCTGGGCAAGGAGCATGTATACATCCTGGAGCTGGGCCACGATGAGATTCACGAGGATGAGGCAGCCCAAAAACTGGCTGCCGCCCTGGCCGGAAGCGGTATTATGAGCGGCGGTGAACCGGTGGAGGGAAAAATAGGCCTCTGCGCGGCCCATGACGGCCTGCTGCGGGTGGACCAGGAGGCCTTGTACCGCTTCAACCTGTTAGGTGAGGTGATGTGCGCCACCCTGCACCACAACACCCAGGTCAAAGCCGGGCAGCAGGTGGCCGCCACCCGCCTGATTCCCTTGGTGGGCAAGCGGCAGGTGGTCGACGAAGCGGTGGCCCTGGCCGACAACCAGGGGCTTGGTGCGGTGCGGGTCGAGCCGTTGCGGACCGCCGCCGCCGGCCTGGTGATCACCGGCAACGAGGTTTACCACGGCCGCATTAAAGATGCCTTTGAACCGGTCCTGCGGGAAAAACTGGCAGCTCTGGGTTCGGAGGTAATCGCAGTCCGCAAGGCGCCCGATGATGCCGCCCAAATCGCCGCCGCCATCGGTGACTGCCTGGCGGCGGGTGCAGACCTCATCGTTACCAGCGGCGGGATGTCGGTGGACCCCGACGATGTCACCCGGGAAGGGATCGCCCGGGCCGGCACCCGGGAGATAGCTTACGGCACCCCGGTGTTGCCCGGGGCCATGTTTCTGGTGGGCTACCTGGCGCACCAGGGCAAGGAAATCCCGGTACTGGGGCTGCCTGCCTGCGGCATGTTCCACCGCACCACGGTGTTTGACTTGCTTTTGCCCCGGATTTTAGTCGGCGAGAAAATCGACCGCCGGGCCCTGGCCCGGATGGGCCACGGCGGCCTCTGCCTCAACTGCAAGCACTGCCTCTACCCGGTCTGCCCTTTCGGCAAGTAA
- a CDS encoding FmdE family protein codes for MESFEQLLEKSTTVHGHICAGQVIGVRLAMIGLREIGIDDPRGSQRKDFYVVVEIDRCATDAIQSVTGCTLGKRSLKWLDYGIMAATFINLKTSQAVRITAREEARELARHYCPEIEDRYQQQLQAYRVMPEEELFTIQRVAVEVPAADLPGKPLRRVQCQQCHDWVQDCREVEQNGKILCRPCATGRYYRIIE; via the coding sequence ATGGAAAGTTTTGAGCAGTTGCTGGAAAAATCCACCACCGTCCATGGCCATATCTGTGCCGGCCAGGTAATCGGGGTGCGCCTGGCGATGATCGGTCTGCGGGAAATCGGCATCGATGATCCCAGGGGCAGCCAGCGCAAGGATTTTTATGTGGTAGTGGAGATCGACCGGTGCGCCACCGACGCCATCCAAAGCGTCACCGGCTGCACTTTAGGCAAACGCTCCCTGAAATGGCTCGATTACGGCATCATGGCCGCCACTTTCATTAATCTCAAAACCTCGCAGGCGGTGCGAATCACCGCCCGCGAGGAAGCACGGGAACTGGCCCGGCACTACTGCCCGGAAATCGAAGACAGGTATCAACAACAGTTGCAGGCCTACCGGGTGATGCCGGAAGAGGAACTGTTTACCATTCAACGGGTGGCGGTGGAAGTACCGGCCGCTGACTTGCCGGGCAAACCTCTGCGGCGGGTACAATGCCAGCAGTGCCACGACTGGGTCCAGGACTGCCGGGAAGTTGAGCAAAACGGCAAAATTCTTTGCCGGCCCTGTGCCACCGGCCGTTATTACCGTATCATCGAGTAA
- a CDS encoding molybdopterin-containing oxidoreductase family protein: MMSVKSGFTRRSLLQAAGVAAAALPLRSLQAGAAVPGGEAWSEERLVPTVCGMCPAHCLVTAKVRDGRLESLTGTGDNPLNGARICARGMAAPDLLYDPDRLKYPMKRVGPRGSGQWQRISWAEAIDVVSLRMEQALRRHGPESLALFAAGPSALYIKELFAEFGVSRVNDSRYEHCHCNREAAYLATFGFAPGAPARLDYANTRCLVLLGSHFGENLMLPEFRRFTAAREQGARLIVADPRRSVIAAQADRHLMLKPGSDTALLLGWINYLLQRDLFDRDYIASHALGLDELREHAAAYPLERVAELTGLTPREIEQSARLLAASAPAVIIHPGRHSNWYGNDVHRLRAQAILSALLGAPGRPGGMSLVGLNEPGAEVTPYARGRQRLARALQPGSKERAEEIFRALEADQIKVLGCWGQNPFQGYPNPYRTTLAWRRAEFVFATDVLPSEACLMADIILPEATFLERSGRVELRDEVDPPLLTAGFPALQPAFEARDPYWIARQLSIRLGRGRGVQYPEASSRLEHELAPWRLRLEDLRRGQGYVALPAPPAPELDEFRFPTISGKIELVSRDLVEAGQAPLPHFHPPPEPPEGYFRLLYGRSPLHTLSSTQNNRRLMDREGENELWLNDEVADRLGLGSGERVLLENQDGLTSLRTVRLYVSRDIRADAVYLVHGFGQRSHLLGRAFHQGVSDAALMSRATANPVTGTHALRNNFVRLRKVP; the protein is encoded by the coding sequence ATGATGTCTGTTAAATCCGGTTTTACCCGTCGCTCGTTACTGCAGGCCGCCGGGGTGGCGGCCGCCGCCCTGCCATTGCGCTCGTTGCAGGCCGGGGCGGCCGTGCCCGGCGGGGAAGCCTGGTCCGAAGAGCGGCTGGTGCCCACGGTATGCGGGATGTGTCCGGCCCATTGCCTGGTGACCGCCAAGGTGCGGGATGGCCGGTTGGAATCCCTGACCGGCACCGGCGATAATCCCCTCAACGGGGCGCGGATCTGCGCCCGGGGCATGGCGGCGCCGGATCTGTTGTATGATCCCGATCGGTTGAAATATCCCATGAAAAGGGTGGGCCCCAGGGGTAGCGGCCAGTGGCAGCGGATCAGTTGGGCCGAGGCCATCGATGTCGTCTCGTTGCGGATGGAGCAGGCTTTGCGCCGCCATGGGCCGGAGTCGTTGGCCCTTTTTGCCGCCGGTCCTTCGGCGCTTTATATCAAAGAGCTCTTTGCCGAGTTTGGGGTTTCCCGAGTCAACGATTCCCGCTATGAACACTGCCATTGCAACCGGGAGGCCGCCTACCTGGCCACCTTTGGCTTTGCCCCCGGGGCTCCGGCCCGGCTGGACTATGCCAACACCCGTTGCCTGGTGCTGCTGGGCTCCCATTTCGGTGAAAATTTGATGCTGCCGGAGTTCCGCCGCTTTACGGCAGCCCGGGAGCAGGGGGCCCGGTTGATTGTGGCCGACCCCCGGCGCAGCGTTATCGCCGCCCAGGCCGATCGGCATCTGATGCTCAAGCCGGGCAGTGATACCGCCCTGCTGCTGGGGTGGATCAATTACCTGCTGCAGCGTGATCTTTTTGATCGCGACTACATCGCTTCCCATGCCCTGGGGCTCGATGAACTGCGGGAACATGCCGCCGCCTACCCTTTGGAGCGGGTGGCCGAACTGACCGGCTTAACCCCCCGGGAAATTGAGCAGAGCGCCCGGCTCCTGGCCGCCAGCGCTCCGGCGGTGATTATTCATCCCGGTCGGCACAGCAACTGGTATGGCAACGATGTCCATCGCTTGCGGGCGCAGGCCATTCTCTCCGCCTTGTTGGGGGCTCCGGGGCGGCCCGGCGGAATGTCTTTGGTCGGCCTCAACGAACCGGGAGCCGAGGTCACCCCTTATGCCCGTGGCCGGCAGCGGCTGGCGAGGGCTCTGCAGCCCGGGAGCAAAGAGCGGGCGGAAGAGATTTTCCGTGCCCTGGAAGCCGACCAAATCAAGGTGCTGGGCTGCTGGGGGCAGAATCCTTTTCAGGGCTACCCCAACCCTTATCGCACCACCCTGGCCTGGCGGCGGGCGGAATTTGTCTTTGCCACCGATGTGCTGCCCAGCGAGGCCTGCCTGATGGCCGACATTATTCTGCCCGAGGCAACTTTCCTGGAGCGCAGCGGCCGGGTGGAACTGCGCGACGAGGTGGATCCGCCTTTGCTCACCGCCGGTTTTCCCGCCCTGCAGCCGGCCTTTGAAGCTCGCGATCCTTACTGGATCGCCCGCCAGCTCAGCATTCGGCTCGGTCGCGGCCGGGGGGTGCAGTACCCCGAGGCAAGCTCCCGGCTGGAGCATGAGTTGGCCCCCTGGCGCTTGCGCCTGGAAGATTTACGCCGCGGCCAGGGCTATGTTGCTTTGCCTGCGCCACCGGCCCCGGAGTTGGACGAGTTTCGTTTTCCCACCATCAGCGGCAAAATCGAACTGGTCTCCCGCGATCTGGTCGAAGCCGGGCAGGCGCCGCTGCCGCACTTTCACCCCCCGCCTGAACCTCCCGAGGGCTATTTCCGCCTGCTTTACGGGCGCTCGCCGCTGCATACCTTGAGCAGTACCCAGAACAACCGCCGCTTGATGGATCGGGAGGGGGAAAACGAACTGTGGCTCAACGATGAGGTGGCCGACCGCCTGGGTCTGGGCAGTGGAGAGCGGGTGCTGCTGGAAAACCAGGATGGCCTGACCTCCCTGCGAACCGTGCGCCTCTATGTGAGCCGCGATATTCGAGCGGATGCCGTTTACCTGGTGCACGGTTTCGGCCAGCGCTCCCACCTGCTGGGTCGGGCCTTTCACCAGGGGGTCTCCGATGCCGCGCTGATGAGCCGCGCCACCGCCAACCCGGTTACCGGTACCCATGCTTTGCGCAACAACTTCGTCCGGCTCAGAAAGGTCCCTTAA
- a CDS encoding sigma-54 interaction domain-containing protein, giving the protein MFQLLDCSPLPQFAVGLDNKITYWNKACEALTGFKAAEMIGTDRHWEPFYSHKRPIVADLVLNNDRNSFFHLYQDKNPGQSRIIPNAWEAFDWFRMCGQPLHLHFMAAPVFNEQGKLVGAVETLHDLSGRMLALLAPSEHTAPGADGRGRSTNLLRHNIRFGLLVGNSPAMQRVYDVLAKAAGSNANVIIYGESGTGKEVVARTIHDLSHRAKKNFVAVNCGAIPETLAESEFFGYRKGAFTGAGTDREGYLDQADGGTLFLDEIGEISLAMQVKLLRVLEGNGFCPVGSRETRKPDVRIIGATSRDMEQLVREGRIRRDFFYRIHVIPVQLPPLRDRKEDLRALTDHFINKFSPDHQELSLSEEIYQRLEQYPWPGNVRELQNVIQRYLTLGELVFTPTGPGSPGNGPEPPIAPPHNSLPGAAVGQSSLNIPEAMAPPASSPEIASVNTNPVALLRNHGGLEGMISTIERELIRQALESNQWHRENTAMMLDISRKTLFRKMRQFNL; this is encoded by the coding sequence ATGTTTCAACTGCTGGACTGTTCTCCCCTGCCGCAGTTTGCCGTGGGACTGGACAACAAAATCACCTACTGGAACAAGGCCTGCGAAGCCCTTACCGGCTTCAAGGCCGCGGAAATGATCGGCACCGACCGCCACTGGGAGCCTTTCTATTCCCACAAAAGGCCCATTGTGGCCGACCTGGTGCTCAACAACGACCGCAACAGTTTCTTTCATCTTTACCAGGACAAAAACCCCGGCCAGTCCAGGATTATTCCCAACGCCTGGGAGGCTTTCGACTGGTTCCGAATGTGCGGCCAACCTTTACACCTGCACTTCATGGCCGCACCGGTTTTCAACGAACAGGGCAAGCTGGTGGGGGCGGTGGAGACCCTGCACGACCTCTCCGGGCGCATGCTGGCCTTGCTGGCCCCTTCCGAGCACACCGCACCCGGCGCCGACGGCCGGGGCAGAAGTACCAACCTCCTGCGCCACAACATCCGTTTCGGGCTGCTGGTGGGCAACAGCCCGGCCATGCAGCGGGTTTATGATGTCCTGGCCAAGGCGGCGGGCTCCAACGCCAACGTGATCATCTACGGTGAATCCGGCACCGGCAAGGAAGTGGTGGCCCGCACCATCCACGATTTAAGCCACCGGGCCAAAAAGAACTTCGTGGCGGTCAACTGCGGGGCGATCCCCGAAACTTTAGCGGAAAGCGAATTTTTCGGCTACCGCAAAGGGGCCTTCACCGGTGCCGGCACCGACCGCGAAGGCTACCTGGACCAGGCCGACGGCGGCACCCTGTTTCTGGACGAAATCGGCGAAATCAGCCTGGCCATGCAGGTCAAGCTGCTGCGGGTACTGGAGGGCAACGGCTTCTGCCCGGTGGGCAGCCGGGAAACCCGCAAACCTGATGTGCGGATTATCGGGGCGACCAGCCGCGACATGGAACAGCTGGTCCGGGAGGGCAGAATTCGCCGGGATTTTTTCTACCGTATCCATGTTATTCCGGTACAACTGCCCCCCCTGCGGGACCGCAAAGAGGATCTGCGCGCCCTTACCGATCATTTCATCAACAAGTTCAGCCCGGACCACCAGGAGCTCAGCCTCTCCGAGGAGATTTATCAGCGCCTGGAGCAGTATCCCTGGCCCGGTAACGTCCGGGAACTGCAAAATGTCATCCAGCGCTACCTGACGCTGGGTGAGCTGGTGTTTACCCCTACCGGTCCCGGAAGCCCCGGAAACGGGCCTGAACCCCCAATTGCCCCCCCCCATAACAGCCTGCCCGGGGCGGCGGTCGGCCAATCATCCCTCAACATACCGGAAGCAATGGCACCGCCGGCTTCTTCCCCGGAAATTGCCTCCGTCAATACCAATCCGGTCGCCCTGTTACGCAACCATGGCGGCCTTGAAGGCATGATTTCCACCATCGAGCGGGAGCTGATTCGCCAGGCCCTGGAAAGCAACCAGTGGCACCGGGAAAACACCGCGATGATGCTTGATATTTCTCGCAAAACCCTCTTTCGCAAAATGCGCCAGTTCAACCTCTAG
- a CDS encoding methyl-accepting chemotaxis protein, translating to MDYFRNLKIITMMQLLVFVPVTFLVGVLLFNGLERYQLYRQAQELRELSVVATMATEIAHQAQLERGMTAGFVGSQGRQFGGRLADQRAATDRDIEALRRFMADSTVVQRDLAINNRLRQALANFDQLADVRRRADALTIAGPEAIAFYSNAIEGFLSTIPLIAGVSPDQEIMRDLTAYYNFVEAKERMGVTRAVLSNVFAQDRFAEGMFQRYAELLSARAVFLNNFQAFADGSARDYYRERMRGTAVDQVASMENRALERWQAGGFGIDATRWFDTMTAKIDLMKDVETRLAEGIQELAGERIAHARAALIGGVLSAAAVVALLLYLARFFSLLLIRKLEDVSDQLSAGAGQVSAASEEVSSASHSLADGANNQAAAIEETSASLEEIASMTKQNADNVGQADILVNEARQVVESANQSMHQLTDSMAEISRASEETSKIIKTIDEIAFQTNLLALNAAVEAARAGEAGAGFAVVADEVRNLAMRASEAARNTATLIEGTVSKIQAGSQLVGATDTSFNQVAESIVKISSLMGEIAAASREQSAGVEQINNGVAEMDSVTQQNAAAAEEAASAAEELNGQAEQMKEMVDVLTALVKGREQS from the coding sequence ATGGACTACTTTAGAAATCTCAAAATTATCACCATGATGCAGTTGTTGGTTTTTGTGCCGGTAACCTTCCTGGTGGGGGTTTTGCTTTTTAACGGCCTGGAGAGGTACCAGTTGTATCGCCAGGCCCAGGAGTTGCGGGAGCTGTCGGTGGTTGCCACCATGGCCACCGAAATTGCCCACCAGGCCCAGTTGGAACGCGGCATGACCGCCGGGTTTGTCGGCAGTCAGGGGCGGCAGTTTGGTGGCCGCCTGGCCGACCAGCGGGCGGCAACTGACCGTGATATTGAAGCCTTGCGCCGGTTTATGGCCGATTCCACGGTGGTGCAGAGGGATCTGGCAATTAACAATCGCTTGCGCCAGGCCTTGGCCAATTTTGATCAACTCGCCGACGTTCGCCGTCGGGCCGATGCCCTGACGATTGCCGGCCCCGAGGCCATCGCCTTTTATAGCAACGCCATTGAAGGCTTTCTCAGCACCATCCCCCTGATCGCCGGGGTCAGCCCGGATCAGGAGATCATGCGGGACCTGACCGCTTATTACAACTTTGTGGAGGCCAAGGAGAGAATGGGGGTAACCAGGGCGGTGTTGAGCAATGTTTTCGCCCAGGACAGGTTTGCCGAAGGAATGTTCCAGCGTTACGCCGAACTGCTTTCCGCTCGTGCGGTCTTTTTGAATAATTTTCAGGCGTTTGCCGATGGTTCTGCCCGTGACTATTACCGCGAGCGGATGCGGGGAACGGCGGTGGATCAGGTGGCAAGCATGGAAAACAGGGCCCTGGAGCGCTGGCAGGCCGGTGGCTTCGGTATTGACGCCACCCGCTGGTTCGACACCATGACCGCCAAGATCGACCTGATGAAGGATGTGGAAACCAGGCTGGCCGAAGGTATTCAGGAACTGGCCGGGGAGCGTATCGCCCATGCCCGCGCCGCCCTGATCGGCGGGGTGCTGTCGGCAGCGGCGGTGGTGGCGCTGTTGCTTTATCTGGCCCGTTTTTTCTCCTTGCTGCTGATCCGCAAGTTGGAAGACGTTTCCGATCAGCTCAGCGCCGGTGCCGGCCAGGTGTCGGCGGCCTCGGAAGAGGTCTCGTCGGCCAGCCACTCGCTGGCCGACGGAGCCAATAACCAGGCGGCTGCTATTGAAGAAACCTCGGCCTCCCTGGAGGAGATAGCCTCCATGACCAAGCAGAACGCCGACAATGTCGGCCAGGCCGATATTTTGGTCAATGAGGCCCGCCAGGTGGTTGAAAGCGCCAATCAGTCCATGCACCAGTTGACCGATTCCATGGCCGAGATCTCCCGGGCCAGTGAAGAGACCTCCAAAATCATCAAGACCATCGATGAAATTGCTTTCCAGACCAACCTGCTGGCTCTTAATGCGGCGGTGGAGGCGGCCCGGGCCGGGGAGGCAGGGGCCGGGTTCGCGGTGGTGGCCGATGAGGTGCGGAATCTCGCCATGCGGGCTTCCGAGGCCGCCCGCAATACCGCCACCCTCATCGAGGGTACGGTGAGCAAGATTCAGGCCGGCAGTCAACTGGTGGGAGCCACCGACACCTCCTTCAACCAGGTTGCTGAAAGCATCGTCAAAATCTCATCCCTGATGGGCGAGATCGCGGCCGCTTCCCGGGAGCAATCAGCCGGGGTTGAGCAGATCAACAACGGGGTGGCGGAAATGGACTCGGTAACCCAGCAGAACGCCGCCGCCGCCGAAGAGGCCGCCAGTGCCGCCGAGGAGTTGAACGGGCAGGCTGAGCAGATGAAAGAGATGGTAGATGTGTTGACCGCCCTGGTCAAAGGCCGGGAGCAGTCCTGA
- a CDS encoding class I SAM-dependent methyltransferase → MADHWQQPLAELDHCPHHEDEFSRCEVFINLSNRFLGLLAGEASRDSDNDTSREYPFVAMDSRQVFRQLALTRRQLGLDREPAAGPGPSFLDVGCGIGNVMLLAEQLGFDVYGLEKDRKPCATARKFFGPERVSAGDIWEYGDYRQFRVIYYFRPFADRTLQQRFERMIEDQLQPGGILIANHKNSDAISSDHRFSRLHPELPVWLKRTVHQGY, encoded by the coding sequence ATGGCCGACCATTGGCAGCAACCCTTGGCCGAGCTGGACCATTGCCCGCACCACGAAGATGAGTTCAGCCGTTGTGAGGTCTTCATCAACCTCAGCAACCGTTTTCTGGGCCTGCTGGCCGGGGAAGCCAGCCGCGACAGCGACAACGATACCAGCCGGGAATACCCCTTTGTCGCCATGGACAGCCGCCAGGTCTTTCGTCAACTGGCTCTAACCCGCCGGCAACTGGGCCTGGACCGGGAACCGGCGGCCGGTCCAGGCCCTTCTTTTCTGGATGTCGGCTGCGGTATCGGCAATGTAATGCTGCTGGCCGAACAACTGGGCTTTGACGTCTACGGGCTGGAGAAGGATCGAAAGCCATGCGCCACCGCCCGCAAGTTCTTCGGGCCGGAACGGGTCAGCGCCGGCGATATCTGGGAGTACGGCGACTACCGGCAGTTCCGGGTGATCTACTACTTTCGCCCCTTTGCCGACCGAACCCTGCAGCAACGCTTTGAGCGGATGATTGAGGACCAGCTTCAACCCGGCGGGATTCTGATCGCCAACCATAAAAACAGCGACGCCATCTCCTCGGACCACCGCTTCAGCCGCCTCCACCCGGAGTTGCCGGTTTGGCTTAAGAGAACCGTTCACCAGGGGTACTAA